In Pochonia chlamydosporia 170 chromosome Unknown PCv3seq00009, whole genome shotgun sequence, a genomic segment contains:
- a CDS encoding iron-sulfur cluster-binding protein, rieske family domain-containing protein (similar to Aspergillus flavus NRRL3357 XP_002379735.1) — protein sequence MSWFGFGKTAEKGDDESQTGQALPAAWYRSPAMYELERRAIFSKKWLLITHKLRFPDTGHFVKITEAGYTFFLIKDRQGQIRAHHNVCRHRAYPIVEKDSGKASVLACKYHGWSYGFDGHLAKAPKYQEIPSFKKEDNGLYRVHVHVDNLGFVWVNLDANDTPSVPWEQDFATVDFQPRLLKFDMDKYHFDHQWEMTGDYNWKVLADNYNECYHCPTGHPALPAVTDLTKYWVETSGGHIQHYAVDKEDPEAKSLGNVSTYLYPNASMTVTPHFFFIQRCVPLSATQTHMEYEVYRHDDATDAEFTEISDFFKNIMREDKDLCNGAQKNLNTGVFLNGELHPRVEKGPLFFQKLTRDLVTTHHEAEEAAGAEIWPAVPKHKVTTTMQADIDLCSRLDCESSRKANCELAW from the exons ATGAGCTGGTTCGGATTTGGAAAGACTGCAGAGAAGGGCGATGACGAGTCCCAAACAGGCCAAGCCCTGCCCGCAGCGTGGTACAGATCCCCTGCAATGTACGAGTTAGAGCGCCGGGCTATCTTTTCCAAGAAGTGGTTACTCATCACCCATAAGCTTCGATTTCCAGACACTGGTCACTTTGTGAAAATTACCGAAGCCGGGTATACATTCTTTTTGATCAAAGATCGCCAAGGACAAATTCGTGCACATCACAATGTTTGTAGGCACCGAGCATACCCCATCGTCGAGAAGGATTCCGGGAAAGCATCCGTTCTTGCCTGCAAGTATCATG GTTGGTCATACGGATTTGATGGCCACTTAGCCAAGGCGCCCAAATACCAAGAAATTCCTTCTTTTAAGAAGGAAGATAATGGCCTTTATCGTGTGCATGTGCACGTTGATAATTTGGGCTTTGTCTGGGTAAACCTGGATGCAAATGATACTCCATCAGTTCCGTGGGAGCAGGATTTCGCAACAGTAGACTTTCAACCACGGTTATTGAAGTTTGATATGGATAAGTATCACTTTGATCACCAATGGGAAATGACTGGAGACTACAACTGGAAGGTGCTTGCAGACAATTACAACGAG TGCTACCATTGTCCTACCGGACACCCTGCACTTCCTGCAGTCACTGACTTGACTAAATACTGGGTGGAAACATCAGGTGGTCATATTCAACATTATGCCGTAGACAAAGAAGACCCAGAGGCTAAGAGCCTGGGTAATGTCAGCACATACCTGTACCCGAATGCCTCGATGACTGTCAC ACCacatttcttcttcattcaACGCTGTGTTCCCCTATCCGCGACACAGACGCACATGGAATACGAGGTATACAGGCACGATGATGCCACTGATGCCGAGTTCACCGAGATTAGTGATTTTTTCAAGAACATCATGAGAGAAGACAAGGATCTGTGCAATGGGGCGCAGAAGAATCTCAACACCGGCGTTTTCTTGAATGGCGAGTTACACCCTCGGGTAGAAAAG GGCCCTTTGTTCTTCCAAAAACTGACTCGAGATTTGGTGACAACACATCACGAAGCAGAAGAGGCAGCCGGAGCTGAAATTTGGCCAGCAGTACCCAAGCATAAGGTCACAACCACGATGCAAGCGGACATAGACTTGTGCAGCCGGCTTGATTGCGAATCGAGCCGTAAAGCAAACTGCGAATTGGCATGGTAG